The Bradyrhizobium barranii subsp. barranii genome segment CCCAATTAACCGGGACCGCCCGTCCCGTCACTTTGTACCGCAAAGTATATCGCACCGCAAAGTAAAGGCAAGCCCGGAAGTCGCAGCCGGATGGTTCGATCCGCATAAACAACTGCCGGTTGCGCCGCACGACCTCGGCCGGATAAGATGGCTTCAAAAGCATTCCGGGGGGAAGGAAGTATGTGGCTTAAGTCATTTGTCGTTGCGTCTCTGTTGCAGGTGAGCGTCGCCGGCATCGCGCATGCGAAGGGACCATTCGGCAGCGTCAATGTCGGCAACTGGATCGGCGGCGCCTTCAGCAATGACGAGACGGGCGCTTTCTCCCATTGCGCCGCGACGACGCCTTATGCGAACGGCGTCATCCTCGTCGTGAGCCAAAATGCCGCCGGCACATGGTCGCTCGCCTTTGCGAGTCCCAGCTACCGCTTCAACAAGGGCGAGAACGCCGCGATCGACGTGACCTTTGACGGGCAGGAGCAAGCCAGGCTGTTCGCCACGGCGTACCAGCCCAACATGCTCACGGCCATCATGCCGGTCAATGTTGTGCGCACGTTTCAGAAGGCGAGCCTGATGGTGGCGACAGCCGGCCGCGCCGTTCTGAATTTCGATCTGACATCGACCGGGCCGGTGATCGCCGCATTGGCCAATTGCGTGACCAAGGTGAAAGCCGACGGGCTCGACAAGGCCGGCGACTTCACCAAGATGGCCGCCAAGCCGCAGCCTGCGCCGGACAAGCAGGCGCCGCCGGCCGGCAGCAAAGTTGCCAGGGCCAAGACCGGCACCGGCTTCGTGGTCAGTGCGAACGGCCATGTCGTCACCAACAACCATGTGATCGACGGCTGCGTCGGCGACATCAAGGGCAACCTCACCGGTGAGGCCGCGATGGTGCTGCGCGTCGTATCGAGCGACGTCAACAACGATCTCGCTTTGTTGCAGGCGCCGTCGACGACGACATTCAAGGACTTTGCGCGGATCCGCGATCGCTCGATACGCTCCGGCGATTCCGTCATCGTAATCGGCTTTCCCTTCCATGGTTTGCTCACGTCGGACTTCACCGTGACGACCGGTATCGCGAGCTCGCTCAGCGGCATGCGCAACGACACGCGTTTCCTGCAAATCAGCGCGCCGGTGCAGCCCGGCAATAGCGGCGGCCCGCTGTTCGACACCACCGGTCAGATCGTGGGCGTGGTCACCGCAAAGATCCCCGCGCTGCGCATCGTCGCTGCGACCGGCAACATTCCGGAGAACATCAACTTCGCCATCAAGACCGGGATGCTGCGCGACTTCCTCGACAATTCCGTGGTGCCCTACCAGACCGCCGAACCGAAGGGCGAGCTCAAGACCACCGACATCGCCGGCAACGCGAGGCCGTACACGATGCTGATCTCGTGCAACGGCACGGAGCAGGCCGACGCGAAGCGGTAGACTGCGCTTCAGCCTCCGCTGTCATGCCCCGCGCAGTGTTTAGCCCGGACAGATCACTGACGGGTGTTCGGAGACATAGCTGACACATCAACATTGGCTGGATTGGTCCGATTCGGGAGGCCGTCCATGCCTTGGAGCGAGGTGTCAGTGATGGATCAGCGTCACGAGTTTGTGCGGCTGGCTTTGCAGGAGGGCGCCAACCGGCGCGAACTGTGCCGTCGGTTCAACATCAGTCCTGACGTCGGCTACAAGTGGCTGGCGCGCTGGCAGGCCGGCGATCGGGAGCTGGCCGACCGCTCCCGGCGCCCGCATGCGATGCCCAAGCGGAGTGAGGCTGCGGTCGAAGTAGAAGTCCTGGCTGTACGCGACAAGCATCCGGCTTGGGGAGCACGGAAGATTGCCCATTGCCTGAAGCGGGGCGGGCAGACGGTGCCTGTGCCATCAACGGTGCACCAGATCCTGTGTCGGAACGGCCGGGTCAAACCGAGTGAGAATGCGCCGCCCAATCCGGGCCACCGGTTCGAGAAGGAAGCTCCCAATCTGCTGTGGCAGATGGACTTCAAGGGCCACCTGCCGCTGGCCGACGGGACACGATGCCATCCGCTGACCATCGTCGACGATCACTCGCGCTACGTGCTGTGCCTGAAGGCATGTGCCGACGAGCAGCGTCTCACCGTGCAGAATCACCTGTCGACGACGTTCCGCTGCTATGGCCTGCCAGAGGCCTTCTACACCGACAATGGCTCACCCTGGGGCGATACGTCCGGCATTCGTTGGACCGGACTGAAGGTGTGGCTGCTCAAGCTTGGCGTCAGGGTGGTGCACGCCAGGCCATGCCACCCACAGGCCCGCGGCAAGAACGAGCGCTTCCATCGCACCCTGAAGGCCGAGGTGTTTGCAATGCGCCGCTTCCGAACTCTCCCGGAAGTCCAGCGCGCCTTCGACGCCTGGCGGCCGGTCTACAATCTGGAGCGGCCTCACCAAGGCCTCGATATGCAGGTCCCTGCCGATCGCTTCCGGCCAAGTGCTCGCCCCATGCCGGCCCGCGTTCCGAACGTCGAATACGACAGCGGCGAGATCGTGCGCAGGGTCTCATCGACAAGACCCTACATCTCCTTCAAGGGACGCTTCTGGAAAGTTCCCCAGGCCTTCGCCCGCGAACGCCTTGCCATCCGGCCACTGGTTCGTGACGGCCACTACGGAATCTTCTTCGCCAGCTGGCAGGTCGCATCGATCGACTTGACCAATGGCCAACCTGTCAGTGATGTGTCCGAACAGGTGTCAGCCATGTCTCCGGACTAAACAGAAGGCGGGGCATCCAGTACGCCGCGGCTTCTAGATTCGACACGACCGTCTCGGAGTACTGGATCGCCCGGTCAAGCCGGGCGATGACACCTTTGATGAGGATCCGGCGCACCCGCCCCCTCACCCGTGGCAGCACGCTCCCTTCGCCTGCGGCTCGTACTGGTCGCGCAGGCGGACCCAGTCCATCGGATAGGGCAGGCCGTCCTCGTGACGACCGAGCGGGGTGAGGTCGAGATACTGATAGGCCGCGTTCATCATGTCGAGACCGCGCGCGAAGCATGAATAGGTATGGAAGATCTCGCCGGCCTCGTTGCGGTAGAACACGCTGATACCGGGCAGCTCCGGACCGTAGAACGGCGTGGTGCCGAAATTGTATTTCGGCACGCCCTTGTCGATCTGCTCGCGCGTGAACGAGACCTCGTAGTCGTAGTTGAAGTCGTTGCTCCCTGACGAGACCCAGTCGAAGGTCCAGCCCATCCGCTTCTTGAAGGCCTCGAGCTTGGCGACCGGCGCCAGCGAGATCGCAACCGTGGAGGTGTCGCGCGCGGCGAGGTGCGGCACGATGCGATCGAGACCGTCGGCCCAGAACGAGCAGCTCTTGCACGCGGCCTCCCAGTTGGGTGCAAACATCACATGCTGCACCACGAGCTGCGGGCGGCCCCCGAAGAGATCGCCGAGCGTCACCTTGCCGTTCGGTCCGTCGAACACATAGTTCTTGTCGACCTTCACCCAGGGCAATGCGCGGCGCTGCTCGGCGAGACGCTCACGGGCCTGGCTGAGCTCCTTCTCATGTGCCAGGTGGGCCTTGCGGGCCGCGATCCATTGCTCGCGCGAGACGATCTGATGTTGCTGCATGGTATCCTCCATGGTGTCAGGCGACGAAGGCGTCGAGCTTGTCGAGGGACGAGCTCCAGCCGCGCTGGTGATTGTCGCGTGCGGTTTCGTCGAAGAACTGGGCGTGATGGAAGATCATCAGCGTGCCGGCGCTATCCGGCTTCAGCGTGATCGTCACCAGCGATTCGCGCTCCGGCGTCGAATGCCAGGCCCAGGTGAACACCAGCCGCTCGTTCAGCACGACCTCGCGATAGATGCCGCCGGCCTCGAAATATTCGCCGTCGTCACCGGTGAAACTGATGCGGTAGCGGCCACCGGTACGGACATCGAGCTCGGCGTCCAGCGTCGCCGGCTTCATGTTCGGCGGCCCGAACCACTGGACTAGCTGCGCGGCTTGCGTCCAGGCGGCGTAGACTTTCTCCGGCCGTGCGCGGAGCCGGCGCGTGAGCGTGAGGCTTGGACGTTCGTTTGGACGTTCGGCTGTGCGGGGATCGGCGTTGACGGCTGCGTTGGCCATGTCTCTTCCTCCACGAAGGCGGCGAGGCGGTCGAACTTCTCGGACCAGAACTGCGCGTAGCGATTGAGCCAGTTCATCGCCTGCTCCATCGGCTGCGCGGTGAGCCGGCAGGACACCGTGCGTCCGGTCTTCTGCCGCACGATCAGGCCCGCATCCGTGAGCACGTCGAGATGCTTCATGATCGCCGGCAGCGAGACCGGAAACGGCGCGGCCAGCTCGCTCACCGACAGGCCGTCCCGCTGGCCGAGCCGCGCGAGAAGGGCACGCCGCGTCGGATCGGACAGTGCCGCAAAGGTCCGGTCGAGCGTCTCGTCTCTATACTTAAC includes the following:
- a CDS encoding S1C family serine protease, with amino-acid sequence MWLKSFVVASLLQVSVAGIAHAKGPFGSVNVGNWIGGAFSNDETGAFSHCAATTPYANGVILVVSQNAAGTWSLAFASPSYRFNKGENAAIDVTFDGQEQARLFATAYQPNMLTAIMPVNVVRTFQKASLMVATAGRAVLNFDLTSTGPVIAALANCVTKVKADGLDKAGDFTKMAAKPQPAPDKQAPPAGSKVARAKTGTGFVVSANGHVVTNNHVIDGCVGDIKGNLTGEAAMVLRVVSSDVNNDLALLQAPSTTTFKDFARIRDRSIRSGDSVIVIGFPFHGLLTSDFTVTTGIASSLSGMRNDTRFLQISAPVQPGNSGGPLFDTTGQIVGVVTAKIPALRIVAATGNIPENINFAIKTGMLRDFLDNSVVPYQTAEPKGELKTTDIAGNARPYTMLISCNGTEQADAKR
- a CDS encoding IS481 family transposase, translated to MPWSEVSVMDQRHEFVRLALQEGANRRELCRRFNISPDVGYKWLARWQAGDRELADRSRRPHAMPKRSEAAVEVEVLAVRDKHPAWGARKIAHCLKRGGQTVPVPSTVHQILCRNGRVKPSENAPPNPGHRFEKEAPNLLWQMDFKGHLPLADGTRCHPLTIVDDHSRYVLCLKACADEQRLTVQNHLSTTFRCYGLPEAFYTDNGSPWGDTSGIRWTGLKVWLLKLGVRVVHARPCHPQARGKNERFHRTLKAEVFAMRRFRTLPEVQRAFDAWRPVYNLERPHQGLDMQVPADRFRPSARPMPARVPNVEYDSGEIVRRVSSTRPYISFKGRFWKVPQAFARERLAIRPLVRDGHYGIFFASWQVASIDLTNGQPVSDVSEQVSAMSPD
- a CDS encoding DUF899 domain-containing protein; this encodes MQQHQIVSREQWIAARKAHLAHEKELSQARERLAEQRRALPWVKVDKNYVFDGPNGKVTLGDLFGGRPQLVVQHVMFAPNWEAACKSCSFWADGLDRIVPHLAARDTSTVAISLAPVAKLEAFKKRMGWTFDWVSSGSNDFNYDYEVSFTREQIDKGVPKYNFGTTPFYGPELPGISVFYRNEAGEIFHTYSCFARGLDMMNAAYQYLDLTPLGRHEDGLPYPMDWVRLRDQYEPQAKGACCHG
- a CDS encoding ArsR/SmtB family transcription factor, whose product is MVKYRDETLDRTFAALSDPTRRALLARLGQRDGLSVSELAAPFPVSLPAIMKHLDVLTDAGLIVRQKTGRTVSCRLTAQPMEQAMNWLNRYAQFWSEKFDRLAAFVEEETWPTQPSTPIPAQPNVQTNVQASRSRAGSAHGRRKSTPPGRKPRS